From a region of the Helianthus annuus cultivar XRQ/B chromosome 5, HanXRQr2.0-SUNRISE, whole genome shotgun sequence genome:
- the LOC110942953 gene encoding uncharacterized protein LOC110942953 translates to MKLNLIKCSFGFEEGKFLGHIVGKQSIKANPNKVKAILETKSPQSKKEVESLNGKLAALKRFTSKLAERSLPFFKTLQGCTNKRDFKWTKEAEKAFNQMKQHLASLPNIATPETGELISVYLSIAEEAISAVLTIERNKAQVLVYFFIKTVRKLRRYFQAHPIKLVTDQPIKNVLEKPETSGRLAKWAVELGEHNITYVPRKAVKAQILVDFILEVPKETITEVNTASTEPSSPHTWKLFTDGASSVEGSEAGLVLIDPNELEFTYALRLEYQTTNNEAEYEALIAGLKLARKMGVKKLQVFTDSLLVSNQVCDNYMAKEPNINRYCEKAKELMNSFEACTIKQVPRSQNKRADALSKLASLTFAHLIKKVLVEVLKQSSLQELEVQDVITEESTYWMTPLIKFLANGELPKDQVEAERVRIKSRQYVLQENILYKKGYFAPLLRCVGPEQSQYLIKEVHEGIFGAHFGPRSVVSKLMNLRYFWPTMHRDANE, encoded by the exons ATGAAGCTAAACCTGATAAAATGCTCGTTTGGGTTCGAAGAAGGCAAGTTCCTGGGACATATTGTTGGCAAACAAAGCATAAAAGCCAATCCTAACAAGGTCAAAGCTATTTTGGAAACAAAGTCCCCTCAAAGCAAAAaagaggttgaaagcttgaatggTAAGTtggcagccttgaagcgtttcacCTCTAAGCTGGCAGAAAGGTCCCTTCCTTTTTTCAAAACCCTTCAAGGGTGCACAAACAAGAGGGACTTCAAGTGGACAAAAGAAGCGGAGAAAgccttcaaccaaatgaagcaGCACCTGGCTTCACTACCAAACATCGCAACACCTGAAACAGGGGAGTTGATCTCTGTTTATCTATCAATCGCCGAGGAAGCAATCAGTGCAGTCTTGACCATCGAAAGAAACAAGGCTCAGGTACTTGTTTACTTCTTCA TCAAAACAGTCAGAAAGCTTCGGAGATACTTTCAAGCACATCCCATAAAATTGGTCACGGACCAACCAATCaaaaatgtgcttgaaaaacccgAAACTTCTGGACGTTTAGCCAAATGGGctgtggaactaggtgaacacaaTATCACCTATGTCCCAAGAAAAGCTGTAAAAGCCCAAATCTTGGTTGACTTCATTTTGGAAGTACCCAAAGAAACAATAACGGAAGTTAACACAGCCTCCACTGAACCCTCCAGCCCCCATACCTGGAAGCTCTTTACCGATGGAGCTTCCAGCGTTGAAGGGTCAGAAGCAGGGCTAGTTCTGATTGATCCAAATGAATTGGAGTTCACGTATGCTCTTCGCCTTGAATATCAGACTACAAACAACGAAGCTGAGTATGAAGCATTGATTGCTGGGCTCAAGCTTGCAAGGAAAATGGGTGTAAAAAAGCTTCAAGTCTTCACAGACTCATTACTTGTTTCAAACCAAGTATGTGACAACTACATGGCCAAAGAACCAAACATAAATAGATACTGTGAAAAAGCCAAAGAACTCATGAATTCATTCGAagcatgcacaatcaaacaagtCCCAAGATCACAAAACAAAAGGGCTGATGCTCTAAGCAAACTTGCTTCATTAACCTTTGCCCATCTCATAAAAAAGGtattggttgaagtgttgaagcaATCATCTCTCCAAGAACTAGAAGTACAAGATGTCATCACCGAGGAAAGCACATATTGGATGACCCCGTTGATCAAATTCCTCGCAAATGGTGAACTACCAAAGGATCAAGTGGAAGCTGAAAGGGTTCGAATAAAATCAAGACAATACGTGTTGCAAGAAAATATCCTATATAAAAAAGGGTACTTTGCACCATTGCTTCGTTGTGTTGGCCCGGAACAAAGTCAATACTTGATCAAGGAGGTTCATGAAGGAATTTTTGGAGCTCATTTCGGCCCAAGATCAGTAGTCTCAAAGTTGATGAACCTTCGATACTTCTGGCCCACCATGCATCGAGATGCAAACGAATAA